One Mesoplodon densirostris isolate mMesDen1 chromosome X, mMesDen1 primary haplotype, whole genome shotgun sequence genomic region harbors:
- the CDK16 gene encoding cyclin-dependent kinase 16 isoform X4, translated as MDRMKKIKRQLSMTLRGGRGVDKTNGAPEQIGLDESGGGGGSDLGEGPTRAAPGEPRSGRGPLSSAPEIVHEDLKMGSDGESDQASATSSDEVQSPVRVRMRNHPPRKISTEDINKRLSLPADIRLPEGYLEKLTLNSPIFDKPLSRRLRRVSLSEIGFGKLETYIKLDKLGEGTYATVYKGKSKLTDNLVALKEIRLEHEEGAPCTAIREVSLLKDLKHANIVTLHDIIHTEKSLTLVFEYLDKDLKQYLDDCGNVINMHNVKLFLFQLLRGLAYCHRQKVLHRDLKPQNLLINERGELKLADFGLARAKSIPTKTYSNEVVTLWYRPPDILLGSTDYSTQIDMWGVGCIFYEMATGRPLFPGSTVEEQLHFIFRILGTPTEETWPGILSNEEFKTYNYPKYRAEALLSHAPRSPCPCGRLDSDGADLLTKLLQFEGRNRISAEDAMKHPFFLSLGERIHKLPDTTSIFALKEIQLQKEASIRSSSMPDSVAGGQHGRASLPH; from the exons ATGGATCGGATGAAGAAGATCAAACGGCAGCTGTCAATGACACTCCGAGGGGGCCGAGGTGTAGATAAGACCAATGGTGCCCCTGAACAGATAGGCCTGGATGagagtggcggcggcggcggcagtgaCCTTGGAGAGGGCCCCACACGTGCTGCCCCTGGTGAACCTCGCTCTGGACGGGGCCCACTCAGCTCTGCACCAG AGATTGTACACGAGGACTTGAAGATGGGGTCTGACGGGGAAAGTGACCAGGCTTCAGCCACGTCCTCGGATGAGGTGCAGTCACCAGTGAGGGTGCGCATGCGCAACCATCCTCCACGCAAGATCTCCACTGAG GACATCAACAAGCGCCTATCACTACCAGCCGACATCCGGCTGCCCGAGGGCTACCTTGAGAAGCTGACCCTCAATAGCCCCATCTTCGACAAGCCCCTCAGCCGCCGCCTCCGCCGTGTCAGCCTG TCTGAGATTGGCTTTGGGAAACTGGAGACCTACATCAAGCTGGACAAGCTGGGAGAG GGTACCTATGCCACCGTCTACAAAGGCAAAAGCAAGCTCACAGACAACCTCGTGGCACTCAAGGAGATCAGACTGGAACACGAAGAGGGGGCGCCCTGCACCGCCATCCGGGAAG TGTCCCTGCTCAAGGACCTCAAACACGCCAACATCGTCACGCTACACGACATTATTCACACGGAGAAGTCCCTCACCCTTGTCTTTGAGTACCTG GACAAGGACCTGAAGCAGTACCTGGATGACTGTGGGAACGTCATCAACATGCACAATGTGAAA CTGTTCCTgttccagctgctccgtggcctgGCCTACTGCCACCGGCAGAAGGTGCTACACCGAGACCTCAAGCCCCAGAACCTGCTCATCAATGAGAGAGGAGAGCTCAAGCTGGCCGACTTTG GCCTGGCCCGGGCCAAGTCAATTCCAACGAAGACCTACTCCAATGAGGTGGTAACACTGTGGTACCGGCCCCCCGACATCCTGCTCGGGTCCACGGACTACTCCACTCAGATTGACATGTG GGGTGTGGGCTGCATCTTCTATGAGATGGCCACAGGCCGGCCCCTCTTCCCGGGCTCCACGGTGGAGGAACAGCTGCACTTCATCTTCCGCATCTTGG GAACCCCAACTGAGGAGACATGGCCGGGCATCCTGTCCAATGAAGAGTTCAAGACATACAACTACCCCAAGTACCGAGCCGAGGCCCTTTTGAGCCATGCACCCCG GTCCCCTTGTCCTTGTGGTAGACTTGACAGCGACGGGGCTGACCTCCTCACCAAGCTGCTGCAG tTTGAAGGTCGCAATCGGATCTCCGCAGAAGATGCCATGAAACATCCATTCTTCCTCAGTCTGGGGGAACGGATCCACAAACTTCCTGACA CTACTTCCATATTTGCACTAAAGGAGATCCAGCTACAAAAGGAGGCCAGCATTCGGTCTTCGTCAATGCCTGACTCAG TTGCCGGCGGACAGCATGGCCGTGCCAGCCTCCCACACTGA
- the CDK16 gene encoding cyclin-dependent kinase 16 isoform X2, translating into MDRMKKIKRQLSMTLRGGRGVDKTNGAPEQIGLDESGGGGGSDLGEGPTRAAPGEPRSGRGPLSSAPEIVHEDLKMGSDGESDQASATSSDEVQSPVRVRMRNHPPRKISTEDINKRLSLPADIRLPEGYLEKLTLNSPIFDKPLSRRLRRVSLSEIGFGKLETYIKLDKLGEGTYATVYKGKSKLTDNLVALKEIRLEHEEGAPCTAIREVSLLKDLKHANIVTLHDIIHTEKSLTLVFEYLDKDLKQYLDDCGNVINMHNVKLFLFQLLRGLAYCHRQKVLHRDLKPQNLLINERGELKLADFGLARAKSIPTKTYSNEVVTLWYRPPDILLGSTDYSTQIDMWGVGCIFYEMATGRPLFPGSTVEEQLHFIFRILGTPTEETWPGILSNEEFKTYNYPKYRAEALLSHAPRLDSDGADLLTKLLQFEGRNRISAEDAMKHPFFLSLGERIHKLPDTTSIFALKEIQLQKEASIRSSSMPDSVAGGQHGRASLPH; encoded by the exons ATGGATCGGATGAAGAAGATCAAACGGCAGCTGTCAATGACACTCCGAGGGGGCCGAGGTGTAGATAAGACCAATGGTGCCCCTGAACAGATAGGCCTGGATGagagtggcggcggcggcggcagtgaCCTTGGAGAGGGCCCCACACGTGCTGCCCCTGGTGAACCTCGCTCTGGACGGGGCCCACTCAGCTCTGCACCAG AGATTGTACACGAGGACTTGAAGATGGGGTCTGACGGGGAAAGTGACCAGGCTTCAGCCACGTCCTCGGATGAGGTGCAGTCACCAGTGAGGGTGCGCATGCGCAACCATCCTCCACGCAAGATCTCCACTGAG GACATCAACAAGCGCCTATCACTACCAGCCGACATCCGGCTGCCCGAGGGCTACCTTGAGAAGCTGACCCTCAATAGCCCCATCTTCGACAAGCCCCTCAGCCGCCGCCTCCGCCGTGTCAGCCTG TCTGAGATTGGCTTTGGGAAACTGGAGACCTACATCAAGCTGGACAAGCTGGGAGAG GGTACCTATGCCACCGTCTACAAAGGCAAAAGCAAGCTCACAGACAACCTCGTGGCACTCAAGGAGATCAGACTGGAACACGAAGAGGGGGCGCCCTGCACCGCCATCCGGGAAG TGTCCCTGCTCAAGGACCTCAAACACGCCAACATCGTCACGCTACACGACATTATTCACACGGAGAAGTCCCTCACCCTTGTCTTTGAGTACCTG GACAAGGACCTGAAGCAGTACCTGGATGACTGTGGGAACGTCATCAACATGCACAATGTGAAA CTGTTCCTgttccagctgctccgtggcctgGCCTACTGCCACCGGCAGAAGGTGCTACACCGAGACCTCAAGCCCCAGAACCTGCTCATCAATGAGAGAGGAGAGCTCAAGCTGGCCGACTTTG GCCTGGCCCGGGCCAAGTCAATTCCAACGAAGACCTACTCCAATGAGGTGGTAACACTGTGGTACCGGCCCCCCGACATCCTGCTCGGGTCCACGGACTACTCCACTCAGATTGACATGTG GGGTGTGGGCTGCATCTTCTATGAGATGGCCACAGGCCGGCCCCTCTTCCCGGGCTCCACGGTGGAGGAACAGCTGCACTTCATCTTCCGCATCTTGG GAACCCCAACTGAGGAGACATGGCCGGGCATCCTGTCCAATGAAGAGTTCAAGACATACAACTACCCCAAGTACCGAGCCGAGGCCCTTTTGAGCCATGCACCCCG ACTTGACAGCGACGGGGCTGACCTCCTCACCAAGCTGCTGCAG tTTGAAGGTCGCAATCGGATCTCCGCAGAAGATGCCATGAAACATCCATTCTTCCTCAGTCTGGGGGAACGGATCCACAAACTTCCTGACA CTACTTCCATATTTGCACTAAAGGAGATCCAGCTACAAAAGGAGGCCAGCATTCGGTCTTCGTCAATGCCTGACTCAG TTGCCGGCGGACAGCATGGCCGTGCCAGCCTCCCACACTGA
- the CDK16 gene encoding cyclin-dependent kinase 16 isoform X5 — protein MQSEVAMDRMKKIKRQLSMTLRGGRGVDKTNGAPEQIGLDESGGGGGSDLGEGPTRAAPGEPRSGRGPLSSAPEIVHEDLKMGSDGESDQASATSSDEVQSPVRVRMRNHPPRKISTEDINKRLSLPADIRLPEGYLEKLTLNSPIFDKPLSRRLRRVSLSEIGFGKLETYIKLDKLGEGTYATVYKGKSKLTDNLVALKEIRLEHEEGAPCTAIREVSLLKDLKHANIVTLHDIIHTEKSLTLVFEYLDKDLKQYLDDCGNVINMHNVKLFLFQLLRGLAYCHRQKVLHRDLKPQNLLINERGELKLADFGLARAKSIPTKTYSNEVVTLWYRPPDILLGSTDYSTQIDMWGVGCIFYEMATGRPLFPGSTVEEQLHFIFRILGTPTEETWPGILSNEEFKTYNYPKYRAEALLSHAPRLDSDGADLLTKLLQFEGRNRISAEDAMKHPFFLSLGERIHKLPDTTSIFALKEIQLQKEASIRSSSMPDSGRPAFRVVDTEF, from the exons ATGCAGTCCGAG GTCGCCATGGATCGGATGAAGAAGATCAAACGGCAGCTGTCAATGACACTCCGAGGGGGCCGAGGTGTAGATAAGACCAATGGTGCCCCTGAACAGATAGGCCTGGATGagagtggcggcggcggcggcagtgaCCTTGGAGAGGGCCCCACACGTGCTGCCCCTGGTGAACCTCGCTCTGGACGGGGCCCACTCAGCTCTGCACCAG AGATTGTACACGAGGACTTGAAGATGGGGTCTGACGGGGAAAGTGACCAGGCTTCAGCCACGTCCTCGGATGAGGTGCAGTCACCAGTGAGGGTGCGCATGCGCAACCATCCTCCACGCAAGATCTCCACTGAG GACATCAACAAGCGCCTATCACTACCAGCCGACATCCGGCTGCCCGAGGGCTACCTTGAGAAGCTGACCCTCAATAGCCCCATCTTCGACAAGCCCCTCAGCCGCCGCCTCCGCCGTGTCAGCCTG TCTGAGATTGGCTTTGGGAAACTGGAGACCTACATCAAGCTGGACAAGCTGGGAGAG GGTACCTATGCCACCGTCTACAAAGGCAAAAGCAAGCTCACAGACAACCTCGTGGCACTCAAGGAGATCAGACTGGAACACGAAGAGGGGGCGCCCTGCACCGCCATCCGGGAAG TGTCCCTGCTCAAGGACCTCAAACACGCCAACATCGTCACGCTACACGACATTATTCACACGGAGAAGTCCCTCACCCTTGTCTTTGAGTACCTG GACAAGGACCTGAAGCAGTACCTGGATGACTGTGGGAACGTCATCAACATGCACAATGTGAAA CTGTTCCTgttccagctgctccgtggcctgGCCTACTGCCACCGGCAGAAGGTGCTACACCGAGACCTCAAGCCCCAGAACCTGCTCATCAATGAGAGAGGAGAGCTCAAGCTGGCCGACTTTG GCCTGGCCCGGGCCAAGTCAATTCCAACGAAGACCTACTCCAATGAGGTGGTAACACTGTGGTACCGGCCCCCCGACATCCTGCTCGGGTCCACGGACTACTCCACTCAGATTGACATGTG GGGTGTGGGCTGCATCTTCTATGAGATGGCCACAGGCCGGCCCCTCTTCCCGGGCTCCACGGTGGAGGAACAGCTGCACTTCATCTTCCGCATCTTGG GAACCCCAACTGAGGAGACATGGCCGGGCATCCTGTCCAATGAAGAGTTCAAGACATACAACTACCCCAAGTACCGAGCCGAGGCCCTTTTGAGCCATGCACCCCG ACTTGACAGCGACGGGGCTGACCTCCTCACCAAGCTGCTGCAG tTTGAAGGTCGCAATCGGATCTCCGCAGAAGATGCCATGAAACATCCATTCTTCCTCAGTCTGGGGGAACGGATCCACAAACTTCCTGACA CTACTTCCATATTTGCACTAAAGGAGATCCAGCTACAAAAGGAGGCCAGCATTCGGTCTTCGTCAATGCCTGACTCAG GCAGGCCAGCTTTCCGAGTGGTGGACACCGAGTTCTAA
- the CDK16 gene encoding cyclin-dependent kinase 16 isoform X3, with product MQSEVAMDRMKKIKRQLSMTLRGGRGVDKTNGAPEQIGLDESGGGGGSDLGEGPTRAAPGEPRSGRGPLSSAPEIVHEDLKMGSDGESDQASATSSDEVQSPVRVRMRNHPPRKISTEDINKRLSLPADIRLPEGYLEKLTLNSPIFDKPLSRRLRRVSLSEIGFGKLETYIKLDKLGEGTYATVYKGKSKLTDNLVALKEIRLEHEEGAPCTAIREVSLLKDLKHANIVTLHDIIHTEKSLTLVFEYLDKDLKQYLDDCGNVINMHNVKLFLFQLLRGLAYCHRQKVLHRDLKPQNLLINERGELKLADFGLARAKSIPTKTYSNEVVTLWYRPPDILLGSTDYSTQIDMWGVGCIFYEMATGRPLFPGSTVEEQLHFIFRILGTPTEETWPGILSNEEFKTYNYPKYRAEALLSHAPRSPCPCGRLDSDGADLLTKLLQFEGRNRISAEDAMKHPFFLSLGERIHKLPDTTSIFALKEIQLQKEASIRSSSMPDSVAGGQHGRASLPH from the exons ATGCAGTCCGAG GTCGCCATGGATCGGATGAAGAAGATCAAACGGCAGCTGTCAATGACACTCCGAGGGGGCCGAGGTGTAGATAAGACCAATGGTGCCCCTGAACAGATAGGCCTGGATGagagtggcggcggcggcggcagtgaCCTTGGAGAGGGCCCCACACGTGCTGCCCCTGGTGAACCTCGCTCTGGACGGGGCCCACTCAGCTCTGCACCAG AGATTGTACACGAGGACTTGAAGATGGGGTCTGACGGGGAAAGTGACCAGGCTTCAGCCACGTCCTCGGATGAGGTGCAGTCACCAGTGAGGGTGCGCATGCGCAACCATCCTCCACGCAAGATCTCCACTGAG GACATCAACAAGCGCCTATCACTACCAGCCGACATCCGGCTGCCCGAGGGCTACCTTGAGAAGCTGACCCTCAATAGCCCCATCTTCGACAAGCCCCTCAGCCGCCGCCTCCGCCGTGTCAGCCTG TCTGAGATTGGCTTTGGGAAACTGGAGACCTACATCAAGCTGGACAAGCTGGGAGAG GGTACCTATGCCACCGTCTACAAAGGCAAAAGCAAGCTCACAGACAACCTCGTGGCACTCAAGGAGATCAGACTGGAACACGAAGAGGGGGCGCCCTGCACCGCCATCCGGGAAG TGTCCCTGCTCAAGGACCTCAAACACGCCAACATCGTCACGCTACACGACATTATTCACACGGAGAAGTCCCTCACCCTTGTCTTTGAGTACCTG GACAAGGACCTGAAGCAGTACCTGGATGACTGTGGGAACGTCATCAACATGCACAATGTGAAA CTGTTCCTgttccagctgctccgtggcctgGCCTACTGCCACCGGCAGAAGGTGCTACACCGAGACCTCAAGCCCCAGAACCTGCTCATCAATGAGAGAGGAGAGCTCAAGCTGGCCGACTTTG GCCTGGCCCGGGCCAAGTCAATTCCAACGAAGACCTACTCCAATGAGGTGGTAACACTGTGGTACCGGCCCCCCGACATCCTGCTCGGGTCCACGGACTACTCCACTCAGATTGACATGTG GGGTGTGGGCTGCATCTTCTATGAGATGGCCACAGGCCGGCCCCTCTTCCCGGGCTCCACGGTGGAGGAACAGCTGCACTTCATCTTCCGCATCTTGG GAACCCCAACTGAGGAGACATGGCCGGGCATCCTGTCCAATGAAGAGTTCAAGACATACAACTACCCCAAGTACCGAGCCGAGGCCCTTTTGAGCCATGCACCCCG GTCCCCTTGTCCTTGTGGTAGACTTGACAGCGACGGGGCTGACCTCCTCACCAAGCTGCTGCAG tTTGAAGGTCGCAATCGGATCTCCGCAGAAGATGCCATGAAACATCCATTCTTCCTCAGTCTGGGGGAACGGATCCACAAACTTCCTGACA CTACTTCCATATTTGCACTAAAGGAGATCCAGCTACAAAAGGAGGCCAGCATTCGGTCTTCGTCAATGCCTGACTCAG TTGCCGGCGGACAGCATGGCCGTGCCAGCCTCCCACACTGA
- the CDK16 gene encoding cyclin-dependent kinase 16 isoform X1 — translation MDRMKKIKRQLSMTLRGGRGVDKTNGAPEQIGLDESGGGGGSDLGEGPTRAAPGEPRSGRGPLSSAPEIVHEDLKMGSDGESDQASATSSDEVQSPVRVRMRNHPPRKISTEDINKRLSLPADIRLPEGYLEKLTLNSPIFDKPLSRRLRRVSLSEIGFGKLETYIKLDKLGEGTYATVYKGKSKLTDNLVALKEIRLEHEEGAPCTAIREVSLLKDLKHANIVTLHDIIHTEKSLTLVFEYLDKDLKQYLDDCGNVINMHNVKLFLFQLLRGLAYCHRQKVLHRDLKPQNLLINERGELKLADFGLARAKSIPTKTYSNEVVTLWYRPPDILLGSTDYSTQIDMWGVGCIFYEMATGRPLFPGSTVEEQLHFIFRILGTPTEETWPGILSNEEFKTYNYPKYRAEALLSHAPRSPCPCGRLDSDGADLLTKLLQFEGRNRISAEDAMKHPFFLSLGERIHKLPDTTSIFALKEIQLQKEASIRSSSMPDSGRPAFRVVDTEF, via the exons ATGGATCGGATGAAGAAGATCAAACGGCAGCTGTCAATGACACTCCGAGGGGGCCGAGGTGTAGATAAGACCAATGGTGCCCCTGAACAGATAGGCCTGGATGagagtggcggcggcggcggcagtgaCCTTGGAGAGGGCCCCACACGTGCTGCCCCTGGTGAACCTCGCTCTGGACGGGGCCCACTCAGCTCTGCACCAG AGATTGTACACGAGGACTTGAAGATGGGGTCTGACGGGGAAAGTGACCAGGCTTCAGCCACGTCCTCGGATGAGGTGCAGTCACCAGTGAGGGTGCGCATGCGCAACCATCCTCCACGCAAGATCTCCACTGAG GACATCAACAAGCGCCTATCACTACCAGCCGACATCCGGCTGCCCGAGGGCTACCTTGAGAAGCTGACCCTCAATAGCCCCATCTTCGACAAGCCCCTCAGCCGCCGCCTCCGCCGTGTCAGCCTG TCTGAGATTGGCTTTGGGAAACTGGAGACCTACATCAAGCTGGACAAGCTGGGAGAG GGTACCTATGCCACCGTCTACAAAGGCAAAAGCAAGCTCACAGACAACCTCGTGGCACTCAAGGAGATCAGACTGGAACACGAAGAGGGGGCGCCCTGCACCGCCATCCGGGAAG TGTCCCTGCTCAAGGACCTCAAACACGCCAACATCGTCACGCTACACGACATTATTCACACGGAGAAGTCCCTCACCCTTGTCTTTGAGTACCTG GACAAGGACCTGAAGCAGTACCTGGATGACTGTGGGAACGTCATCAACATGCACAATGTGAAA CTGTTCCTgttccagctgctccgtggcctgGCCTACTGCCACCGGCAGAAGGTGCTACACCGAGACCTCAAGCCCCAGAACCTGCTCATCAATGAGAGAGGAGAGCTCAAGCTGGCCGACTTTG GCCTGGCCCGGGCCAAGTCAATTCCAACGAAGACCTACTCCAATGAGGTGGTAACACTGTGGTACCGGCCCCCCGACATCCTGCTCGGGTCCACGGACTACTCCACTCAGATTGACATGTG GGGTGTGGGCTGCATCTTCTATGAGATGGCCACAGGCCGGCCCCTCTTCCCGGGCTCCACGGTGGAGGAACAGCTGCACTTCATCTTCCGCATCTTGG GAACCCCAACTGAGGAGACATGGCCGGGCATCCTGTCCAATGAAGAGTTCAAGACATACAACTACCCCAAGTACCGAGCCGAGGCCCTTTTGAGCCATGCACCCCG GTCCCCTTGTCCTTGTGGTAGACTTGACAGCGACGGGGCTGACCTCCTCACCAAGCTGCTGCAG tTTGAAGGTCGCAATCGGATCTCCGCAGAAGATGCCATGAAACATCCATTCTTCCTCAGTCTGGGGGAACGGATCCACAAACTTCCTGACA CTACTTCCATATTTGCACTAAAGGAGATCCAGCTACAAAAGGAGGCCAGCATTCGGTCTTCGTCAATGCCTGACTCAG GCAGGCCAGCTTTCCGAGTGGTGGACACCGAGTTCTAA